Proteins co-encoded in one Armatimonadota bacterium genomic window:
- a CDS encoding xanthine dehydrogenase family protein molybdopterin-binding subunit, with the protein MTTAARGWTGRRLARREDPRLLTGRGHYIADLVLPGMVHLAFVRSPHAHARVRRVDVARARTLPGVLGVFTAADFSLAPIEPAFAGEGYRGAGWPPLAAARVRFVGDPVAVVAAVDRYVAEDAAELVQVDYDVLPAVASVAAATAPGAPLVHDAVPGNCYFRREHRHGDVEAAFAQAPVVVGGAFSHQRVTGAPMETRGIAAQWDTRGRLVVWASTQAPHLLRAALARSLGLSEGAIRVLVPDVGGGFGPKMHVYPEDVVTCAVARRLGRPARWIEDRREHLLATTQAREQVITAEAAADRDGRLLALRARITCDSGAYSVFPLTAVLEPMGTAQILPGPYHVPAYAYTTEAIATNKAPVGAYRGVGMTVGVFVMERLMDKLAAAVGLDPAEVRRRNFVAADRFPYTAPTGLVYDSGRLAQTLETALAAFGYDEARRAQARQRAAGRSVGIGLAAFVEYTGMGARTFARRGMRDVPGHDGAVVTVDAGGGVHVAVSCPSQGQGHETMYAQLVADALGVDPAAVTVAPLDTDVVPSGSGTFASRAVVAGGGALLRAAAQVKEKAVQIAAHLLEAAPADLVVADGRFHVRGSPERAVRWTEVARAAAAPAHVGLPADVEAGLSAAATYDPPPAAFGNGVHVALVEVDRATGQVRVLRYVIAADCGPLVNPLLVDGQTRGGLAQGLGEALLEEIRYDAEGQPLAATFMDYLLPTAAEMPAVVVTHLETPSPHTLGGFKGMGESATIGSPACLANAVSDALGADMDALPLTPGRLRAGGTEAGASR; encoded by the coding sequence ATGACCACCGCCGCACGGGGGTGGACCGGCCGGCGGCTCGCGCGGCGCGAGGACCCGCGGCTGTTGACCGGTCGGGGGCACTACATCGCCGACCTCGTGCTGCCGGGCATGGTGCACCTGGCGTTCGTGCGCTCGCCGCACGCCCATGCACGCGTGCGGCGCGTGGACGTGGCTCGCGCGCGGACCCTGCCCGGCGTGCTCGGGGTCTTCACGGCGGCGGATTTCTCCCTGGCGCCCATCGAGCCCGCGTTCGCCGGTGAGGGCTATCGCGGCGCGGGCTGGCCGCCGCTGGCTGCGGCCCGGGTGCGCTTCGTCGGCGATCCGGTGGCGGTCGTGGCAGCCGTCGACCGGTACGTGGCCGAGGACGCCGCGGAGCTGGTGCAGGTGGACTACGACGTGCTCCCCGCCGTGGCCTCGGTGGCAGCGGCGACGGCCCCCGGTGCCCCGCTGGTGCACGACGCGGTGCCGGGGAACTGCTACTTTCGACGGGAGCACCGTCACGGCGACGTGGAGGCGGCGTTCGCACAGGCGCCGGTGGTCGTGGGCGGTGCGTTCTCCCACCAGCGCGTGACCGGCGCGCCGATGGAGACACGGGGCATCGCAGCCCAGTGGGACACCCGCGGCCGCCTGGTGGTCTGGGCATCCACCCAGGCCCCCCACCTGCTGCGCGCGGCGCTGGCCCGCAGCCTGGGGCTGTCGGAAGGCGCGATCCGCGTGCTGGTGCCCGACGTGGGCGGAGGCTTCGGGCCCAAGATGCACGTCTACCCCGAGGACGTGGTGACGTGCGCGGTGGCGCGCCGCCTGGGCCGGCCGGCGCGCTGGATCGAGGACCGGCGCGAGCACCTGCTGGCGACGACGCAGGCGCGGGAACAGGTCATCACGGCGGAGGCGGCCGCAGACCGCGACGGCCGCCTGCTGGCCCTGCGCGCGCGCATCACCTGCGACAGCGGGGCGTACTCCGTCTTCCCGCTCACCGCCGTGCTCGAACCCATGGGCACGGCGCAGATCCTCCCCGGCCCCTACCACGTGCCGGCGTACGCGTACACCACCGAGGCCATCGCCACCAACAAGGCGCCGGTGGGTGCGTACCGCGGCGTGGGCATGACCGTGGGCGTCTTCGTCATGGAGCGGCTGATGGACAAGCTGGCCGCGGCGGTCGGACTCGACCCGGCCGAGGTGCGGCGGCGCAACTTCGTTGCGGCGGACCGGTTCCCCTACACGGCGCCGACCGGGCTGGTGTACGACAGCGGCCGGCTGGCACAGACGCTGGAGACCGCGCTGGCGGCCTTCGGCTACGACGAGGCACGTCGCGCCCAGGCGCGCCAGCGCGCGGCCGGGCGCAGCGTTGGCATCGGGCTGGCGGCATTCGTCGAGTACACGGGCATGGGCGCCCGCACCTTCGCGCGGCGGGGCATGCGCGACGTGCCGGGACACGACGGGGCCGTAGTGACCGTCGATGCGGGGGGCGGTGTGCACGTGGCGGTCTCATGTCCCTCCCAGGGCCAGGGCCACGAGACGATGTACGCGCAGCTGGTGGCCGACGCGCTGGGCGTCGACCCGGCGGCGGTGACCGTCGCGCCGCTCGACACCGACGTGGTCCCATCGGGCAGCGGGACGTTCGCGAGCCGGGCGGTCGTCGCCGGTGGCGGGGCGCTGCTGCGCGCGGCGGCGCAGGTGAAGGAGAAGGCGGTGCAGATCGCCGCCCACCTCCTGGAGGCCGCGCCCGCCGACCTGGTGGTCGCGGACGGCCGGTTCCACGTGCGTGGCAGCCCGGAGCGCGCCGTGCGCTGGACCGAGGTGGCGCGTGCCGCGGCCGCACCGGCGCACGTCGGGCTGCCGGCCGACGTCGAGGCCGGGCTGTCGGCCGCGGCGACCTACGACCCGCCGCCTGCGGCGTTTGGCAACGGCGTGCACGTCGCGCTCGTCGAGGTCGACCGCGCGACCGGCCAGGTGCGGGTGCTCCGCTACGTGATCGCGGCGGACTGCGGGCCGCTGGTGAACCCCCTGCTCGTGGACGGGCAGACGCGCGGCGGCCTGGCGCAGGGGCTTGGGGAAGCCCTGCTGGAGGAGATCCGCTACGACGCCGAGGGGCAGCCGCTGGCCGCGACGTTCATGGACTACCTGCTGCCGACGGCGGCGGAGATGCCCGCCGTCGTGGTCACCCATCTGGAGACACCATCACCTCACACCCTGGGCGGGTTCAAGGGCATGGGCGAGTCGGCGACGATCGGATCGCCCGCGTGTCTGGCCAACGCGGTGAGCGATGCGCTGGGCGCCGACATGGACGCCCTGCCTCTGACGCCGGGCCGGCTGCGCGCCGGCGGTACGGAAGCGGGCGCATCGCGCTGA
- a CDS encoding XRE family transcriptional regulator — translation MPDNRRGGLDDTLRQVGRRIRDARLRRQLTLVEVGRRTGLTPSMLSMVERGVAAPSIGALVAIGAALKVPMAALFGPVPARSGLPVVRRAAQRVVTTGRGAQRRLLVRDAQNLVEMAENTYLPGAASAPSPIHHRGWEMGVVLVGRLRVELGREVYVLRRGDAIAFDSSIPHRFTNVGKEVVRTIWVNVHGNRWSDT, via the coding sequence GTGCCTGACAACCGTCGCGGCGGCCTAGACGACACCCTGCGCCAGGTCGGCCGGCGCATCCGCGACGCGCGACTGCGCCGGCAGCTGACGCTGGTCGAGGTGGGGCGGCGCACGGGCCTGACGCCCTCGATGCTCTCCATGGTCGAACGCGGCGTGGCCGCTCCGTCGATCGGCGCGTTGGTGGCCATCGGCGCGGCCCTCAAAGTGCCGATGGCCGCGTTGTTCGGTCCCGTCCCGGCCAGGAGTGGCCTGCCGGTCGTCCGTCGCGCCGCGCAGCGCGTGGTCACGACCGGCCGGGGCGCCCAGCGCCGCCTGTTGGTTCGCGATGCGCAGAACCTGGTGGAGATGGCCGAGAACACCTACCTGCCGGGGGCGGCCAGCGCGCCCTCGCCCATCCACCACCGGGGGTGGGAGATGGGTGTGGTGCTGGTCGGACGGCTGCGCGTCGAACTGGGCCGCGAGGTGTACGTGCTGCGCCGGGGGGACGCCATCGCGTTCGATTCGTCGATCCCCCACCGCTTCACCAACGTCGGGAAGGAGGTGGTGCGGACCATCTGGGTCAACGTGCACGGCAATCGGTGGTCGGACACGTGA
- a CDS encoding BMP family ABC transporter substrate-binding protein yields MRQVMAWGVVGLVVLLLAGTPVPLAAQAKPKVAFIYVGPVGDAGWTFQHDQARRYLAQTLGADTKFVESVPETAEVARVMEQFIRQGYKIIFATAFGYQNFALEVARRHPDVRIVGIGPAIKLAPNVKTIYGRIWEGRYLTGLVAGKMTRTNVVGFVAAHPITTVVAGVNAFALGVWETNPNARIKVVWTRTWYDPPKEKAAAKALLDAGADVVGQHQDTPSALQAAAEAGRYGVGSESNMQRFAPQAYLTGTIWDWREVDAAIVRGILAGRFVSEDYYGGLVDKMVSLGPFHPTVPADVRALVDQRRRAIVEGSFQIFRGPLADQTGKERVPAGRAMSLKEILAFDWLLKGIEGQAPTAK; encoded by the coding sequence ATGCGACAGGTGATGGCATGGGGTGTCGTGGGGCTCGTGGTGCTGCTGCTGGCGGGGACGCCCGTGCCGCTGGCCGCGCAGGCGAAGCCCAAGGTGGCGTTCATCTACGTGGGGCCCGTGGGCGACGCAGGGTGGACGTTCCAGCACGATCAGGCGCGCCGGTACCTGGCCCAGACGCTGGGGGCCGACACGAAGTTCGTGGAGTCGGTCCCGGAGACGGCGGAGGTGGCGCGGGTGATGGAACAGTTCATCCGGCAGGGCTACAAGATCATCTTCGCCACCGCGTTCGGCTATCAGAACTTCGCGCTCGAGGTCGCCCGCAGGCACCCCGACGTGCGCATCGTCGGGATCGGGCCTGCCATCAAACTGGCGCCCAACGTGAAGACCATCTACGGGCGCATCTGGGAGGGCCGCTACCTGACGGGGTTGGTCGCGGGCAAGATGACCAGGACCAACGTGGTGGGGTTCGTGGCGGCGCACCCCATCACCACGGTCGTGGCGGGCGTCAACGCATTTGCGCTGGGCGTCTGGGAGACGAACCCGAACGCCAGGATCAAGGTGGTGTGGACCCGCACCTGGTACGACCCGCCCAAGGAGAAGGCGGCGGCGAAAGCGCTGCTGGACGCGGGCGCCGACGTGGTCGGGCAACACCAGGACACGCCCAGCGCGCTCCAGGCTGCGGCCGAGGCGGGTCGGTACGGGGTGGGCTCGGAGTCCAACATGCAGCGGTTCGCGCCCCAGGCGTACCTGACGGGCACGATCTGGGACTGGCGCGAGGTGGATGCCGCTATCGTGCGGGGCATCCTGGCCGGGCGATTCGTCTCCGAGGACTACTATGGCGGGTTGGTGGACAAGATGGTCAGCCTCGGCCCCTTCCACCCGACCGTGCCGGCCGACGTGCGGGCGCTGGTCGACCAGCGGCGACGGGCCATCGTGGAGGGGTCGTTCCAGATCTTCCGGGGGCCGCTGGCGGATCAGACCGGGAAGGAACGGGTACCGGCTGGCCGCGCGATGAGCCTGAAGGAGATCCTGGCCTTCGACTGGTTGCTCAAGGGAATCGAAGGTCAGGCGCCGACGGCCAAGTGA
- a CDS encoding ABC transporter ATP-binding protein: MSRSLVEMRGIVKVFPGVVANAGVDLAIAPGEVLAVLGENGAGKTTLMNVLAGLYRPDAGTVLIDGSPVLLRSPGDALARGIGMVHQHVRLVGAFSVTENLLLGWREAGVLLDVRAHAARVRRLAADYGLAVDPNARTDTLTLGERQRVEILRMLHRAVRVLILDEPTAVLTPQEAAGLIAACRRIAAQGRAVVFISHKLDEVLQVADRIVVLRAGRVAGTTTPAQTTPRALAQLMVGQEVEATSRPMAAPGPAVLALDGVSLEGPGGRGLQDLTLEVRAGELVGVAGVAGNGQRELAEVLAGLRVPRAGRIVWEGRDITRLGPRARWALGLAYVPEDRLGEGLVGAFTVAENAVLRDYDGPPITRGLRMYWPAVRTRASTLVGRFAIRTPSIDTPAWHLSGGHQQRLLVGREVAATPRVLVAMYPTRGLDVQATAAVHRILLDLRAAGTGVVLISESLDELFALADRIVVMHRGRLVGERQAATATREEIGLLMAGVQ, translated from the coding sequence ATGTCCCGCTCCCTGGTGGAGATGCGTGGCATCGTCAAGGTCTTCCCCGGGGTGGTGGCCAACGCCGGCGTGGACCTGGCCATCGCCCCCGGGGAAGTGCTGGCGGTGCTGGGTGAGAACGGCGCGGGCAAGACCACGCTGATGAACGTCCTGGCGGGGTTGTACCGCCCGGACGCCGGCACCGTGCTCATCGACGGCAGCCCGGTCCTGCTGCGGTCGCCCGGCGACGCGCTGGCGCGAGGCATCGGCATGGTCCACCAGCACGTTCGCCTGGTGGGCGCGTTCAGCGTCACCGAAAACCTTCTCCTCGGCTGGCGGGAGGCGGGCGTGCTGCTCGACGTGCGGGCGCACGCGGCGCGGGTGCGCCGCCTGGCTGCGGACTACGGTCTGGCCGTCGATCCCAATGCGCGCACCGACACGCTGACGCTGGGCGAGCGGCAGCGGGTCGAGATCCTCCGGATGCTGCACCGGGCCGTGCGCGTGCTGATCCTGGACGAACCGACGGCGGTGCTCACCCCGCAGGAGGCGGCTGGCCTGATCGCCGCGTGCCGCCGCATCGCCGCCCAGGGACGAGCCGTGGTGTTCATCAGCCACAAGCTGGACGAGGTGCTGCAGGTGGCCGACCGGATCGTGGTCCTGCGCGCCGGGCGCGTTGCGGGCACCACGACGCCCGCCCAGACGACGCCCCGGGCGCTGGCGCAGCTGATGGTGGGGCAGGAGGTGGAGGCGACGTCCCGCCCCATGGCAGCTCCCGGTCCCGCGGTGCTGGCGCTGGACGGTGTGTCCCTTGAAGGGCCGGGTGGCCGCGGCCTGCAGGACCTAACCCTGGAGGTCCGGGCCGGCGAGCTCGTCGGGGTGGCGGGCGTCGCCGGCAACGGCCAGCGGGAACTCGCGGAGGTCCTGGCCGGTCTGCGGGTGCCCCGGGCAGGCCGGATCGTGTGGGAGGGCCGCGACATCACCCGGCTGGGCCCCAGGGCGCGCTGGGCGCTGGGACTCGCCTACGTGCCGGAGGACCGGTTGGGCGAGGGCCTGGTCGGGGCGTTTACCGTGGCCGAGAACGCCGTGCTGCGGGACTACGACGGCCCGCCGATCACCAGGGGCCTGCGGATGTACTGGCCCGCGGTGCGCACCCGGGCGAGCACGCTGGTGGGACGCTTCGCCATTCGCACGCCGTCGATCGACACGCCGGCCTGGCATCTCTCGGGCGGCCACCAGCAGCGGTTGCTGGTCGGCCGCGAGGTGGCGGCGACACCCCGGGTGCTGGTGGCCATGTACCCCACGCGGGGGCTGGACGTGCAGGCGACCGCGGCGGTGCACCGCATCCTGCTCGATCTGCGCGCTGCTGGCACCGGCGTCGTGCTGATCTCGGAGAGCCTGGACGAGCTGTTCGCGCTGGCAGATCGCATCGTCGTGATGCACCGCGGTCGCCTGGTCGGCGAGCGTCAGGCCGCCACGGCCACCCGCGAGGAGATCGGGCTGCTGATGGCCGGGGTGCAGTGA
- a CDS encoding ABC transporter permease — protein MVTTARALDVAPAVGRGVAWAEALLIRLGAALAALAAGAVVMRAAGYDPWMAYREMAAGALGSWYAVEQTLVKAIPLALSGLGVSLAFTMGLWNIGAEGQLAVGALAAGWLALGAPGLPAWAMVPGMVALGAAGGAAWAAIPGVLRAAVGMNEILSTLMLNYVGLLWVDYLVFGHWADPTAFSFPYSRRFPDSAQLPPLMGAVHLGAVLALAAAVGLWLLLRHTAWGYEIRLIGTSPRAARYRGAPVARNVVAVMALSGALAGLAGVAEVGGVVHRLQQGISQGYGYAAIIIAWLARLHPWAVVLVAVLIAALLNGGFVIQTTGVPAAIASMLQALLLTFVLASEYVVRRHRRRRAVAAARAGLRAGP, from the coding sequence ATGGTGACCACGGCGCGTGCGCTCGACGTCGCCCCCGCTGTCGGGCGCGGGGTGGCGTGGGCCGAAGCCCTGCTCATCCGCCTGGGAGCGGCGCTGGCCGCCCTGGCGGCGGGCGCTGTCGTCATGCGGGCCGCCGGGTACGACCCCTGGATGGCGTACCGCGAGATGGCTGCCGGCGCGCTGGGGTCCTGGTACGCCGTCGAGCAGACGCTCGTGAAGGCGATCCCCCTGGCCTTGAGCGGGCTTGGCGTCTCGCTCGCGTTCACCATGGGGCTGTGGAACATCGGCGCCGAGGGACAGCTCGCCGTGGGTGCGCTGGCGGCGGGCTGGCTCGCGCTCGGCGCGCCCGGCCTGCCCGCGTGGGCCATGGTGCCGGGCATGGTGGCGCTGGGCGCTGCGGGCGGCGCCGCGTGGGCCGCCATTCCGGGCGTGCTGCGCGCTGCGGTGGGGATGAACGAGATCCTGAGCACCCTGATGCTGAACTACGTGGGCCTCCTGTGGGTCGACTACCTGGTCTTCGGGCACTGGGCCGACCCGACCGCGTTCAGCTTCCCCTACTCCCGGCGGTTCCCCGACAGCGCGCAGCTCCCCCCATTGATGGGGGCCGTGCACCTCGGGGCGGTGCTGGCGCTGGCCGCCGCGGTCGGGCTCTGGCTGCTGCTGCGCCACACCGCCTGGGGCTACGAGATCCGGCTCATCGGCACCAGCCCTCGCGCCGCTCGCTACCGCGGCGCGCCGGTGGCCCGTAACGTCGTCGCGGTCATGGCGCTGAGCGGCGCGCTCGCCGGCCTGGCTGGCGTCGCCGAGGTGGGCGGCGTGGTGCACCGGCTGCAACAGGGCATCTCGCAGGGCTACGGGTACGCGGCCATCATCATCGCGTGGCTGGCGCGGCTGCACCCGTGGGCGGTGGTCCTGGTCGCCGTGCTGATCGCCGCGCTGTTGAACGGCGGCTTCGTGATCCAGACCACCGGGGTCCCCGCCGCCATCGCGTCCATGCTCCAGGCGCTCCTCCTGACGTTCGTCCTGGCCAGCGAGTACGTGGTCCGCCGGCACCGGCGGCGCCGGGCGGTCGCCGCGGCCCGCGCCGGCCTGCGCGCGGGCCCGTGA
- a CDS encoding ABC transporter permease — MTADQLVALLAAAVTAGTPLVLAGVGELLAERSGVLNLGVEGVMLVGAVVGFAAVVATAAPWLGVVAAVGAGALLGVGHAFLTVTLGAEQVTTGLALALFGTGLSAFVGKPFIGIPNPAPFRALAVPGLADVPVLGPIFFRQDALVYLSYMLPLVVWWWLVRTRPGLHLRACGENPEAADAMGVDVAAVRYGAVVAGAALAGLAGGYLSLAYTPAWTENMTGGLGWIAIALVVFATWHPGRLLAGAYLFGAVDVLGFRAQLLGVQASSIVLRMLPYLFTLTVLLVITALRQAAGMPGALGRPYFREE; from the coding sequence GTGACGGCGGACCAGCTGGTGGCGTTGCTGGCCGCCGCGGTGACGGCCGGCACCCCGCTGGTGCTGGCGGGGGTCGGGGAACTGCTCGCCGAACGCAGCGGCGTGCTCAACCTCGGGGTCGAGGGCGTGATGCTGGTGGGCGCGGTGGTCGGATTCGCCGCGGTGGTGGCTACGGCGGCGCCGTGGCTGGGCGTGGTGGCGGCGGTGGGTGCGGGCGCGCTGCTGGGGGTCGGCCACGCGTTCCTGACCGTCACCCTGGGCGCCGAGCAGGTCACCACCGGGCTGGCGCTGGCGCTGTTCGGGACGGGGCTCAGCGCGTTCGTCGGCAAGCCGTTCATCGGCATCCCCAACCCGGCACCGTTTCGGGCGCTGGCGGTCCCGGGGCTGGCCGACGTGCCGGTCCTGGGCCCGATCTTCTTTCGCCAGGATGCCCTCGTGTACCTGAGCTACATGTTGCCGCTGGTGGTGTGGTGGTGGTTGGTCCGCACCCGGCCGGGGTTGCACCTGCGCGCGTGCGGCGAGAACCCGGAGGCCGCCGACGCTATGGGGGTGGACGTCGCGGCGGTGCGCTACGGCGCGGTGGTCGCGGGTGCGGCGCTGGCGGGGCTGGCCGGCGGCTACCTCTCGCTGGCCTATACCCCGGCGTGGACCGAGAACATGACCGGGGGGCTTGGCTGGATCGCCATCGCCCTGGTCGTCTTCGCCACCTGGCACCCGGGACGGCTGCTGGCCGGGGCGTACCTGTTCGGCGCCGTGGACGTCCTGGGGTTCCGCGCCCAGCTGCTGGGCGTGCAGGCGTCGTCGATCGTGCTGCGGATGCTGCCGTACCTGTTCACGCTGACCGTGCTGCTGGTGATCACGGCGCTCCGGCAGGCGGCGGGCATGCCCGGGGCGCTGGGGCGTCCCTACTTTCGGGAGGAGTGA
- a CDS encoding isochorismatase family cysteine hydrolase: MEVNSVEAYFYGVRKAIPEGFDEWLDPRVTAAVSIDMHRGHLDEGPDCPCPAPRAREIVAPINAFHRQCRRLGVPVIHVKTVLRASGVDDTKGFPSAWRFTFPVTVGPIPNADSHGLAGTRWTELVTEVAPTDHIVDTKKRLSIFYPTDLDFLLRQLRRRTVVLTGGFTDCCVLNAAFDAANRDYRVVVLRDLVRGFSPEMEEAALRIVSLHLGLVMDAAVLVGVWEQRLAETGAARG; encoded by the coding sequence GTGGAGGTGAACTCCGTGGAAGCCTACTTCTACGGCGTACGCAAGGCGATTCCCGAGGGGTTCGACGAGTGGCTCGACCCGCGGGTGACCGCGGCCGTGTCCATCGACATGCATCGCGGGCACCTGGACGAGGGGCCGGACTGCCCGTGCCCCGCGCCCCGGGCGCGGGAGATCGTGGCGCCGATCAACGCGTTCCACCGCCAGTGCCGGCGGCTGGGCGTGCCGGTGATCCACGTGAAGACCGTGCTGCGGGCCAGCGGCGTCGACGACACCAAGGGGTTCCCCTCGGCCTGGCGGTTCACGTTTCCTGTCACCGTCGGGCCCATCCCCAATGCCGACAGCCACGGGCTGGCCGGCACCCGGTGGACGGAGCTGGTGACCGAGGTGGCGCCCACCGACCACATCGTCGACACCAAGAAGCGTCTGAGCATCTTCTATCCCACCGACCTCGACTTCTTGCTGCGCCAGCTGCGGCGGCGGACCGTGGTGCTGACCGGGGGCTTCACCGACTGCTGCGTGCTGAACGCGGCGTTCGACGCCGCCAACCGCGACTACCGTGTGGTGGTCCTGCGCGACCTCGTCCGCGGGTTCTCGCCCGAGATGGAGGAGGCAGCGCTGCGCATCGTCTCGCTGCACCTGGGGCTGGTCATGGACGCGGCGGTGCTGGTGGGGGTGTGGGAGCAGCGGCTGGCCGAGACGGGAGCGGCCCGTGGCTGA
- a CDS encoding cupin domain-containing protein: MAEALQLVALAALPWATVYPGVRRRQVDAARMTMTLYRFDPGGRFPLHRHPQEQLVVVLEGALTFTGAGQAVTVVPEHVLVVPPDVPHEAVAGPAGALVVSVVAPARRSATDYVVDPGG; this comes from the coding sequence GTGGCTGAGGCGCTGCAGCTCGTCGCGCTGGCCGCGCTGCCCTGGGCGACGGTCTACCCGGGCGTGCGGCGCCGCCAGGTGGACGCCGCGCGCATGACGATGACGCTCTACCGGTTTGACCCCGGCGGCCGCTTCCCGCTCCACCGGCATCCCCAGGAGCAGCTCGTGGTGGTGCTGGAGGGTGCGCTGACCTTCACCGGGGCCGGGCAGGCGGTCACGGTAGTGCCGGAGCACGTGCTGGTCGTGCCGCCTGACGTGCCCCACGAGGCCGTCGCAGGACCCGCGGGCGCACTGGTCGTCAGCGTCGTGGCACCGGCGCGGCGGTCGGCGACGGACTACGTGGTGGATCCCGGGGGCTAG
- a CDS encoding ABC transporter ATP-binding protein — translation MELVLDRLTCGYGGAPVVRDVSLRLARGQVLCLLGRNGAGKTTLLRAIMGLLRPVQGSVRLDGEDLTRVPPHRIPRLGLGYVPQGRRLFPDLTVWENLRMGMLVRGHDDETLRWVFDLFPVLRERLHQRAGTLSGGEQQMVATARALCARPAFLLMDEPSEGLAPSVVRRLMETVGLLARRDVGVLLVEQKVDAALEVADVVALLETGRIRYTGSRRDVLADEEVLIRHLGVRR, via the coding sequence ATGGAGCTCGTGCTCGACCGGCTGACCTGTGGCTACGGCGGCGCGCCAGTGGTGCGCGACGTATCGCTGCGCCTGGCCCGCGGGCAGGTGCTCTGCCTGCTGGGCCGCAACGGGGCCGGCAAGACCACGCTGCTGCGCGCGATCATGGGGCTCCTGCGCCCGGTGCAGGGCAGCGTGCGGCTGGATGGCGAGGATCTCACCCGGGTGCCGCCCCACCGCATCCCGCGCCTGGGGCTGGGGTACGTCCCGCAGGGCCGCAGGCTCTTTCCCGACCTCACCGTCTGGGAGAACCTGCGCATGGGCATGCTGGTCCGGGGCCACGACGACGAGACGCTGCGCTGGGTCTTCGACCTCTTTCCCGTGCTCCGGGAGCGGCTCCACCAGCGCGCCGGCACGCTGTCGGGCGGCGAGCAGCAGATGGTGGCCACGGCCCGGGCCCTGTGCGCGCGCCCTGCCTTCCTGCTCATGGACGAGCCCAGCGAGGGACTGGCGCCGTCGGTCGTCCGCCGGCTGATGGAGACCGTCGGGCTGCTGGCCCGCCGGGACGTCGGCGTGCTGCTGGTGGAGCAGAAGGTCGACGCCGCCCTCGAGGTGGCCGACGTCGTCGCGCTGCTGGAGACGGGGCGCATCCGCTACACCGGCTCGCGCCGGGACGTCCTGGCGGACGAGGAGGTGCTCATCCGCCACCTGGGCGTGCGGCGGTAG
- a CDS encoding ABC transporter ATP-binding protein, which yields MSAVAAQPPQTRHPEDVLLSTTGLRRAFGGLVAVRDVDFRLVRGEIRAIIGPNGAGKTTLVSMISGRIAPSAGRIVFDGHDITATRAHRRVALGIVYTFQLISVLRTLTVFENVALAVQRRLLRGPGDIVRLRASALAGPVREALETVGLHEAWDQPAGALPYGHQRLLEIAMALALHPRLLILDEPTQGLAPDEIDGLVALVRRIARTSTVLLIEHNVRVVLDLAQRITVMDQGRIIAEGTPAEVEADPTVQRVYLGTR from the coding sequence ATGAGCGCTGTCGCGGCCCAGCCGCCCCAGACGCGTCACCCGGAGGACGTGCTGCTGTCCACCACAGGGCTGCGGCGGGCCTTCGGCGGCCTGGTGGCCGTGCGCGACGTGGACTTCCGCCTGGTGCGCGGGGAGATCCGTGCCATCATCGGCCCCAACGGCGCGGGCAAAACCACCCTGGTCAGCATGATCAGCGGCCGCATCGCCCCCAGCGCCGGGCGCATCGTCTTCGATGGCCACGACATCACCGCCACGCGGGCCCACCGGCGCGTGGCGCTCGGCATCGTCTACACCTTCCAGCTCATCAGCGTCCTGCGCACCCTGACCGTCTTCGAGAACGTGGCCCTGGCCGTACAGCGGCGCCTGCTGCGCGGCCCCGGCGACATCGTCCGGCTGCGGGCGTCGGCGCTGGCCGGTCCGGTGCGCGAGGCCCTGGAGACCGTCGGGCTGCATGAGGCCTGGGACCAGCCCGCCGGTGCACTCCCCTACGGGCATCAGCGCCTGCTGGAGATCGCCATGGCCCTGGCCCTGCACCCGCGCCTGCTGATCCTCGACGAGCCCACCCAGGGACTGGCCCCCGACGAGATCGACGGCCTAGTGGCGCTCGTGCGCAGGATCGCCCGCACGAGCACGGTCCTGCTCATCGAGCACAACGTGCGGGTGGTGCTCGACCTGGCCCAGCGCATCACCGTGATGGACCAGGGGCGGATCATCGCCGAGGGGACGCCGGCCGAGGTGGAGGCGGATCCCACCGTGCAGCGCGTCTACCTGGGCACGCGGTAG